A single genomic interval of Arachis duranensis cultivar V14167 chromosome 7, aradu.V14167.gnm2.J7QH, whole genome shotgun sequence harbors:
- the LOC127740719 gene encoding plasma membrane ATPase 2-like gives MVELRRKQRQFCFCPVDDIIENTDGFAGVFPKHKYDIVTRLQARNHVCGMIGDGVNDAPALKIADIGIAVADATDGARSASDIVLTEPGLNVIISAVLTSRAIFQRMKNYTVIPQQ, from the exons ATGGTCGAATTAAG GAGAAAGCAAAGACAATTTTGCTTCTGTCCCGTTGATGATATTATAGAGAATACAGATGGTTTTGCTGGTGTCTTTCCTA AGCACAAATATGATATTGTGACGAGGTTACAAGCTAGAAATCACGTTTGTGGGATGATTGGTGATGGAGTGAATGATGCACCAGCTTTGAAGATAGCCGACATAGGTATCGCTGTAGCAGATGCCACAGACGGTGCAAGAAGTGCCTCTGACATAGTTCTAACAGAACCTGGGTTGAATGTGATCATAAGTGCTGTTTTAACTAGCCGTGCAATTTTCCAAAGAATGAAAAACTACACAGTAATCCcccaacaataa